A window of Rhizobium acidisoli contains these coding sequences:
- the pdxY gene encoding pyridoxal kinase PdxY gives MSENAAGAVIVISSHVVRGSVGNRAAVFALETLGHPVWALPTIVLPWHPGHGRSTRLTFAEADFDAAIDDLIRAPWIGEVRAVLSGYFGNAAQARSVARLIAALRQDNPELLYVCDPVMGDLGGLYVPEATAEAIRDHLIPLASLATPNRYELAWLSGAALDDNSAIMEAALALGPSRMLVTSAVPMMAGGTGNLYLSGRHALLAEHRAVENAPNGLGDLLAAVFLSRLLSGLEDEKALQLATASVFEVLARAVKRGSNELMLASDASSLSTPMAMVQMRRLLHPAQRRKK, from the coding sequence ATGTCGGAAAATGCAGCGGGCGCAGTCATCGTCATCTCCAGTCATGTGGTGCGCGGCTCGGTCGGAAACCGGGCGGCCGTCTTTGCGCTGGAAACGCTTGGTCATCCGGTCTGGGCGCTGCCGACCATCGTGCTGCCCTGGCATCCCGGCCACGGCCGCTCGACGCGGCTGACATTTGCGGAAGCGGATTTCGACGCGGCGATCGACGATCTGATCCGGGCGCCCTGGATCGGCGAAGTCAGGGCAGTGCTTTCGGGCTATTTCGGCAATGCCGCGCAGGCGCGCTCCGTGGCTCGGCTGATCGCCGCGCTCCGGCAAGATAATCCCGAGCTGCTCTATGTCTGCGACCCCGTCATGGGCGATCTCGGCGGTCTCTACGTGCCGGAGGCGACCGCCGAAGCCATTCGCGACCATCTCATCCCGCTCGCCTCGCTGGCGACGCCGAACCGCTACGAACTTGCATGGCTGTCCGGGGCAGCGCTTGACGACAACAGTGCGATCATGGAGGCGGCGCTGGCGCTCGGGCCGTCGCGCATGCTCGTCACCTCGGCCGTGCCGATGATGGCAGGTGGTACCGGCAATCTCTATCTTTCCGGCCGTCACGCGCTTCTTGCCGAGCACCGCGCCGTCGAAAACGCGCCGAATGGTCTCGGCGACCTGCTGGCTGCCGTCTTCCTGTCGCGCCTGCTTTCCGGCCTCGAGGACGAAAAGGCGCTGCAGCTTGCCACGGCCAGCGTCTTCGAGGTGCTGGCGCGCGCCGTCAAACGCGGCAGCAACGAGCTGATGCTGGCAAGCGACGCGTCCAGCCTTTCGACGCCGATGGCCATGGTGCAGATGCGCCGGCTCCTGCATCCGGCGCAACGGCGGAAAAAATGA
- a CDS encoding carbonic anhydrase, whose product MQRFPNSLLDGYRNFMNGRYADARDRYRLLAENGQSPSTLVIACSDSRAAPELIFDAGPGELFVIRNVANMVPPYEPDGHFHSTSAALEFAVQALKVSDIVVMGHGRCGGIRAALDPNAEPLSPGDFIGRWMSLVKPAAEQIQSNDVMTAAERQTALERVSIRNSIENLRSFPDIKALEEAGKMHLHGAWFDISTGELWVMDAETRDFIRPEI is encoded by the coding sequence ATGCAGCGTTTTCCAAATTCCCTTCTGGACGGTTACCGCAACTTCATGAACGGGCGTTATGCCGATGCCCGCGACAGGTATCGGCTGCTTGCCGAAAACGGTCAGAGTCCGAGCACGCTGGTCATCGCCTGTTCGGATTCACGTGCCGCACCGGAGTTGATCTTCGATGCCGGCCCGGGTGAGCTCTTCGTCATCCGCAACGTCGCCAACATGGTGCCGCCCTACGAGCCGGACGGCCATTTCCATTCGACGTCGGCCGCGCTCGAATTTGCGGTGCAGGCGCTGAAGGTCTCGGATATCGTCGTGATGGGCCATGGCCGCTGCGGCGGCATCCGCGCCGCGCTCGACCCCAATGCCGAGCCGCTGTCGCCGGGCGATTTCATCGGCCGCTGGATGTCGCTGGTCAAGCCTGCCGCCGAGCAGATCCAGAGCAATGACGTGATGACGGCCGCCGAGCGGCAGACGGCGCTGGAGCGCGTCTCGATCCGCAATTCGATCGAAAATCTCAGAAGCTTTCCCGATATCAAGGCACTCGAGGAAGCGGGAAAAATGCATCTCCATGGCGCATGGTTCGATATTTCCACAGGCGAACTCTGGGTGATGGATGCTGAGACACGTGACTTCATTCGTCCCGAAATCTAG
- a CDS encoding lytic murein transglycosylase, with product MRMTKLFLAAAAAMGVLHAVPAFAQGPQCGNTSAGFEAWVADFKQTAAANGVSQAVLSRAFANVNYNKPTIAADRGQKSFKLSFDAFMQKRGGAAVISRGRSMKAANQALFASIERRFGVPAGPLIAIWGMETGFGSYMGNQHTLSAVSTLAYDCRRSDYFTDQLYAALQLVSEGYLSPQAKGAAHGEIGQTQFLPRNVVRFGADGDGDGRVDMVGSRADALASTANFLKGHGWRAGAGYQPGEPNFVAIQGWNAASVYQQSIAYIGQQIDGK from the coding sequence ATGCGCATGACAAAGTTGTTTCTGGCGGCCGCTGCGGCAATGGGCGTCCTCCATGCGGTACCGGCGTTCGCGCAGGGACCGCAATGCGGCAATACCAGTGCCGGCTTTGAAGCCTGGGTTGCCGATTTCAAGCAGACGGCGGCAGCCAATGGCGTCAGCCAGGCGGTTCTGAGCCGCGCCTTCGCCAACGTCAACTACAACAAACCAACGATCGCCGCCGACCGCGGCCAGAAGAGCTTCAAACTCTCCTTCGACGCCTTCATGCAGAAGCGCGGCGGTGCCGCCGTCATCTCCCGCGGCCGCAGCATGAAAGCAGCCAACCAGGCACTTTTTGCCTCGATCGAGCGCCGTTTCGGCGTTCCGGCCGGCCCGCTCATCGCCATCTGGGGCATGGAGACCGGTTTTGGCAGCTACATGGGCAACCAGCATACGCTGTCGGCCGTTTCGACGCTCGCCTATGACTGCCGCCGTTCGGACTATTTCACCGACCAGCTCTACGCCGCGCTCCAGCTCGTCTCCGAGGGTTATCTGAGCCCGCAGGCCAAGGGTGCTGCCCATGGTGAAATCGGCCAGACACAGTTTCTGCCGCGCAATGTCGTGCGCTTCGGCGCCGACGGCGATGGCGACGGCCGCGTCGACATGGTGGGTTCGCGCGCCGATGCACTGGCCTCGACGGCGAATTTCCTCAAGGGCCATGGCTGGCGCGCCGGCGCCGGCTATCAGCCCGGAGAGCCGAATTTCGTCGCCATCCAGGGCTGGAACGCCGCCAGCGTCTATCAGCAGTCAATCGCCTATATCGGCCAGCAGATCGACGGCAAATAG
- a CDS encoding NAD-glutamate dehydrogenase has protein sequence MAARNNPKREKQIESARKVAKATGEAHLDPEILFGRASNDDLELYTPEMLALSAVHSAKELAAWNGKAPRVGIDTIADVTPDGIAVSVLSVTDRNMPFLFESVMGEVTSTYRDLFMAVHPILVMEKGKAPALYSADHPSDPANRVSHIQLHIAPLNSAQAADLVKRIETVLEQVRLSVSDWKPMLSKIDGVIAELSANGASRKKADRDEAVAFLTWLRDENFTFLGMREYVYSGKGADARVERDKGTGLGILSNPDVLVLRTGKDAVTTTPEILAFLDGPDFLIVTKANVKSIVHRRAYMDYVGVKRFDVDGNVTGELRIVGLFTSTAYTSLASEIPLLRSKIEKVKEHFGFDPMSHSGRMLDNTLESYPRDDLFQIDTTLLASFAEQINDLADRPRVRVLPRIDHFDRFVSVIVYVPREEYDSIIRERIGTYLKTVYDGRVSAYYPAFPEGGVARVHFIIGRSGGKTPRIPQSKLEQVIREITARWDDRFEALAGPKAPKISVDQAFQDSFTPEETVADLADIVACAAGEPLRIEFYHRQEEQSRTLSLKIFHAGGQLALSRRVPLLENLGFNVVSERTFDIDVPATDGQTKLVVLHDMELEARNGGDIDLQRYGAALEEAFVAAFAGTIDNDSFNRLILSAGLSARETNVLRAYARYLRQAGIAYSQDYIATTLDKYPGVAAAIFRLFHDTLDTRLSEKARVKKLAELHQAIEVELAEVPSLDDDRILRRYVNIVDATLRTNYFQKNADGSPKPMLAFKLDPHLVDGLPQPKPFREMFVYGVEVEGVHLRFGKVARGGLRWSDRAEDYRTEVLGLVKAQQVKNAVIVPVGAKGGFYPKKLPVGGSRDEIFNAGREAYKTYIRTLLSITDNISGAEIVPPKDTVRLDGDDPYFVVAADKGTATFSDTANALAQEAGFWLDDAFASGGSAGYDHKKMGITARGAWETVKRHFREMDIDIQTTPFTVAGVGDMSGDVFGNGMLLSPKIRLIAAFDHRDIVIDPDPDMEKTLAERQRLFDLPRSSWQDFDKSVLSKGAMIISRATKSVTLTPEAVAAIGIDKAVATPFEIITAILKSPVDLLWFGGIGTYVKAPSETDAEVGDRANDPIRVTAVEVRAKVIGEGANLGVTQKGRIAYGLKGGRCNSDAIDNSAGVNTSDVEVNIKIALAAALHDGRLTRAKRDQLLSSMTSEVASLVLRNNYLQSLAISLTERKGTANGLELGRFMSVLEAAGQLNRKVETLPDEQTLAERYTAGKPLTRPEIGVLVSYAKIVLFDALAASDLPDDPYFTATLLNYFPVKMQKSNAGDIAGHRLKREIVATVLANEAINRGGPSFTVAMMDATAASAPEVVRAAIVARDGFDLTRLWAETDALDGRISGEMQNRIYEEISHSFTVLTRLLLKTAMTKSDMAEVIGRLQAALKKLKPAFAEQSAGDAAARQAEYIQAGVPEKLAAEIANLQSFALVPEIMQIAERTGEPLVRAAENYFAVSQTFRIARLLAAGGRILTSDHYENLALARSIDQIASARRDIVISALSDHGKEKLPVQAWHAQDRIRINRIVEELSSLSDGGDPNLARITVAAGILTDLARDRAR, from the coding sequence ATGGCTGCCAGAAACAATCCGAAACGGGAAAAACAGATCGAAAGCGCGCGCAAGGTCGCCAAGGCGACGGGCGAAGCGCATCTCGATCCGGAAATTCTCTTCGGGCGGGCCAGCAATGACGATCTCGAACTCTATACGCCAGAGATGCTGGCGCTCTCCGCCGTGCATTCGGCAAAGGAACTCGCCGCCTGGAACGGCAAGGCGCCCCGCGTCGGCATCGACACCATCGCCGATGTGACGCCCGATGGCATTGCCGTTTCGGTGCTTTCGGTCACCGACCGGAACATGCCTTTCCTGTTTGAATCGGTTATGGGTGAGGTGACGAGCACCTATCGCGACCTGTTCATGGCCGTGCATCCCATCCTGGTCATGGAGAAGGGCAAGGCGCCTGCGCTCTATTCCGCCGATCATCCGAGCGACCCGGCCAACCGCGTCAGCCATATCCAGCTCCATATTGCGCCGCTCAACTCCGCCCAGGCCGCAGATCTCGTCAAGCGCATCGAAACCGTGCTTGAGCAGGTCCGCCTGTCGGTGTCCGACTGGAAGCCGATGCTGTCCAAGATCGACGGGGTGATCGCCGAGCTTTCAGCCAATGGCGCCAGCCGGAAGAAGGCTGATCGCGATGAAGCCGTCGCCTTCCTGACATGGCTGCGCGACGAGAATTTCACCTTCCTCGGGATGCGCGAATATGTCTATTCCGGCAAGGGTGCCGATGCCAGGGTCGAACGCGACAAGGGTACCGGCCTCGGCATCCTCTCCAATCCCGATGTGCTCGTGCTGCGCACCGGCAAGGATGCCGTGACGACGACGCCTGAAATCCTTGCCTTCCTCGACGGTCCCGACTTCCTGATCGTCACCAAGGCGAATGTGAAATCCATCGTCCATCGCCGCGCCTATATGGATTATGTCGGCGTCAAACGTTTCGACGTCGACGGCAACGTCACCGGCGAACTGCGCATCGTCGGCCTTTTCACCTCGACGGCCTATACGTCGCTCGCCTCGGAAATCCCGCTCCTGCGTTCCAAGATCGAGAAGGTGAAGGAACATTTCGGCTTCGACCCGATGAGCCATTCCGGTCGCATGCTCGACAACACGCTGGAATCCTATCCGCGCGATGACCTTTTCCAGATCGACACGACGCTGCTTGCCAGTTTCGCCGAACAGATCAACGACCTGGCCGACCGGCCGCGCGTACGCGTCCTGCCGCGCATCGATCATTTCGACCGCTTCGTCTCGGTAATCGTCTATGTGCCGCGCGAGGAATATGACTCGATCATTCGCGAAAGGATCGGCACCTATCTGAAGACCGTCTATGACGGCCGTGTCTCCGCCTATTACCCGGCTTTCCCGGAAGGCGGCGTGGCGCGCGTGCATTTCATCATCGGCCGCTCCGGCGGCAAGACGCCGCGCATTCCGCAGTCAAAGCTCGAGCAGGTGATCCGTGAGATCACCGCCCGCTGGGACGACCGTTTCGAGGCGCTGGCCGGACCCAAGGCGCCGAAGATCTCGGTCGACCAGGCCTTTCAGGATTCCTTCACGCCTGAAGAAACCGTGGCCGATCTCGCCGATATCGTCGCCTGCGCCGCCGGCGAGCCGCTTCGCATCGAGTTCTACCATCGTCAGGAGGAGCAGAGCCGTACCCTCTCGCTGAAGATCTTCCACGCCGGCGGCCAGCTGGCGCTGTCGCGCCGCGTGCCGCTGCTTGAGAATCTCGGCTTCAATGTCGTCAGCGAACGCACCTTCGACATCGACGTACCGGCGACAGACGGACAAACGAAACTCGTCGTGCTGCACGATATGGAGCTCGAGGCCCGCAACGGCGGCGACATCGATCTGCAGCGCTACGGCGCCGCCCTCGAGGAAGCCTTCGTCGCTGCCTTCGCCGGCACCATCGACAATGACAGTTTCAACCGGCTGATCCTCTCGGCCGGGCTCTCGGCACGCGAGACGAACGTGCTGCGCGCCTATGCCCGTTATCTCCGCCAGGCCGGCATCGCCTATTCGCAGGATTATATCGCGACGACACTCGACAAATATCCCGGCGTCGCCGCCGCCATCTTCCGGCTGTTCCACGACACGCTCGACACCCGGCTTTCCGAAAAGGCCCGCGTCAAGAAGCTGGCCGAGCTGCATCAGGCGATCGAGGTCGAGCTTGCCGAGGTGCCGAGCCTTGACGACGACCGTATCCTGCGCCGCTACGTCAATATCGTCGATGCGACGCTGCGCACCAATTATTTCCAGAAGAATGCCGATGGATCGCCGAAGCCGATGCTGGCCTTCAAGCTCGATCCGCACCTGGTCGACGGGCTGCCGCAGCCCAAACCCTTCCGCGAGATGTTCGTCTACGGCGTCGAAGTCGAAGGCGTGCACCTGCGCTTCGGCAAGGTAGCGCGCGGCGGCCTGCGCTGGTCGGATCGCGCCGAGGACTACCGCACCGAGGTGCTGGGCCTCGTCAAGGCCCAGCAGGTGAAGAACGCGGTCATCGTGCCGGTCGGCGCCAAGGGCGGTTTCTATCCGAAAAAGCTCCCCGTCGGCGGCAGCCGTGACGAGATCTTCAATGCCGGCCGCGAGGCTTACAAGACCTATATCCGCACGCTGCTGTCGATCACCGACAATATATCGGGCGCCGAGATCGTGCCGCCGAAGGATACGGTCAGGCTCGACGGCGACGACCCCTATTTCGTGGTCGCCGCCGACAAGGGCACCGCGACCTTCTCCGACACCGCCAATGCGCTGGCGCAGGAAGCCGGTTTCTGGCTGGACGACGCCTTCGCCTCCGGCGGCTCGGCCGGTTACGACCACAAGAAGATGGGCATCACCGCCCGCGGCGCCTGGGAAACCGTCAAACGCCATTTCCGTGAAATGGACATCGACATCCAGACCACACCCTTCACCGTCGCCGGCGTCGGCGACATGTCCGGCGACGTTTTCGGCAACGGCATGCTGCTCTCTCCGAAGATCCGGCTGATTGCCGCCTTCGACCACCGCGATATCGTTATCGATCCTGATCCCGATATGGAAAAGACGCTTGCCGAACGCCAGCGGCTCTTCGATCTGCCGCGGTCAAGCTGGCAGGATTTCGATAAAAGCGTGCTCTCCAAGGGTGCAATGATCATCTCCCGCGCGACGAAGTCAGTCACGCTGACACCGGAAGCGGTGGCCGCGATCGGCATCGACAAGGCGGTGGCCACGCCCTTCGAAATCATCACGGCGATCTTGAAGAGCCCGGTTGACCTGCTCTGGTTCGGCGGCATCGGCACCTATGTGAAAGCGCCGTCCGAAACGGACGCCGAAGTCGGCGACCGCGCCAACGACCCGATCCGCGTCACGGCGGTGGAAGTGCGCGCCAAGGTGATCGGCGAGGGCGCAAACCTCGGCGTCACCCAGAAGGGCCGCATCGCTTATGGTCTGAAGGGCGGGCGCTGCAATTCCGACGCCATCGACAACTCGGCCGGTGTCAACACCTCGGACGTCGAGGTCAACATCAAGATCGCCCTGGCGGCCGCTCTGCATGACGGGCGCCTGACGCGCGCAAAACGCGACCAGCTTCTGTCTTCGATGACCAGCGAAGTCGCGAGCCTGGTGCTGCGCAACAACTATCTGCAATCGCTGGCGATCTCGCTGACGGAGCGCAAGGGCACGGCAAACGGCCTGGAGCTTGGCCGTTTCATGAGCGTGCTCGAGGCCGCCGGCCAGTTGAACCGCAAGGTCGAGACGCTGCCGGACGAACAGACGCTGGCCGAACGCTATACCGCCGGCAAGCCGCTGACGCGGCCGGAAATCGGCGTGCTGGTATCCTATGCCAAGATCGTGCTCTTCGATGCGCTGGCCGCCAGCGATCTGCCGGATGATCCCTATTTTACCGCGACGCTTTTGAATTATTTCCCCGTCAAGATGCAGAAGTCGAACGCCGGCGATATCGCCGGTCACCGCCTGAAGCGCGAAATCGTCGCGACCGTGCTTGCCAACGAAGCGATCAACCGCGGCGGGCCGAGTTTCACCGTTGCCATGATGGATGCGACGGCGGCCTCGGCGCCCGAAGTGGTGCGCGCGGCGATCGTTGCCCGCGACGGTTTCGACCTGACCCGGCTCTGGGCCGAAACGGATGCGCTCGACGGCCGGATATCGGGCGAGATGCAGAACCGCATCTACGAGGAAATCAGCCATAGCTTTACCGTCTTGACGCGATTGCTGTTGAAGACCGCCATGACCAAGTCGGATATGGCCGAAGTGATTGGCCGGCTGCAGGCTGCTCTGAAGAAACTGAAGCCTGCCTTTGCCGAACAATCGGCCGGCGATGCCGCGGCGCGCCAGGCCGAATATATCCAGGCGGGCGTGCCCGAAAAGCTCGCAGCCGAGATCGCCAATCTCCAGAGCTTCGCGCTGGTGCCCGAGATCATGCAGATTGCCGAGCGCACCGGCGAGCCCCTGGTGCGCGCCGCCGAAAACTACTTCGCAGTGTCGCAAACCTTCCGGATCGCCCGGCTGCTGGCGGCGGGCGGACGGATCCTCACCTCCGACCATTACGAGAACCTGGCGCTTGCCCGCAGCATCGACCAGATCGCCAGCGCAAGACGCGACATCGTCATCTCGGCGCTGTCCGATCACGGCAAGGAAAAGCTCCCGGTTCAGGCCTGGCATGCCCAGGATCGCATCCGCATCAATCGGATCGTCGAAGAACTATCGAGCCTCAGCGACGGCGGCGATCCCAATCTTGCGCGTATTACCGTTGCTGCAGGTATCCTGACCGATCTTGCGCGCGACCGGGCGAGGTGA
- a CDS encoding aspartate-semialdehyde dehydrogenase: protein MGFKVAIAGATGNVGREMLNILSERGFPADEVVALASARSQGTEVSYGDRTLKVSNLENYDFSDTDICLMSAGGEISKKFSPKIGQQGCIVIDNSSAWRYDADVPLIVPEVNPDAISQFTKRNIIANPNCSTAQLVVALKPLHDFAKIKRVVISTYQSVSGAGKDGMDELFNQTRAVFVADPIENKKFTKRIAFNVIPHIDVFMEDGYTKEEWKVLAETKKMLDPKIKVTCTAVRVPVFIGHSESVNIEFENEITADQARDILRDAPGCLVIDKREDGGYITPYESAGEDATYISRIREDATVENGLNIWVVSDNLRKGAALNAIQIAELLVNRGLVKPRKQAA from the coding sequence ATGGGTTTCAAAGTAGCAATTGCGGGAGCAACCGGAAATGTCGGCCGGGAGATGCTCAACATTCTCTCCGAACGCGGCTTCCCCGCCGATGAGGTCGTGGCGCTCGCCTCCGCGCGTTCGCAGGGCACCGAGGTTTCCTATGGTGACCGGACGCTGAAGGTCTCCAATCTGGAGAATTACGATTTCTCCGACACCGATATCTGCCTGATGTCGGCCGGCGGCGAAATCTCCAAGAAGTTTTCGCCGAAGATCGGTCAGCAGGGCTGCATCGTCATCGACAATTCCTCGGCCTGGCGTTACGACGCCGACGTGCCGCTGATCGTACCGGAAGTGAACCCGGACGCCATCAGCCAGTTCACCAAGCGCAACATCATCGCCAATCCGAATTGCTCGACCGCCCAGCTGGTGGTGGCGCTGAAGCCGCTGCATGACTTCGCCAAGATCAAGCGCGTCGTCATCTCGACCTACCAGTCGGTCTCCGGCGCCGGCAAGGACGGCATGGACGAGCTCTTCAATCAGACGCGCGCCGTCTTCGTTGCCGATCCGATCGAGAACAAGAAGTTCACCAAGCGTATCGCCTTCAACGTCATCCCGCACATCGACGTCTTCATGGAAGACGGCTACACCAAGGAAGAGTGGAAGGTGCTGGCCGAGACGAAGAAGATGCTCGACCCGAAGATCAAGGTGACCTGCACGGCAGTGCGCGTGCCTGTCTTCATCGGCCATTCGGAATCGGTCAACATCGAGTTCGAAAACGAGATCACCGCCGACCAGGCCCGTGACATCCTGCGCGATGCACCGGGCTGCCTCGTCATCGACAAGCGTGAGGACGGCGGCTACATCACGCCGTATGAATCCGCCGGCGAGGACGCGACCTACATCTCGCGCATCCGCGAGGACGCGACAGTCGAAAACGGCCTCAACATCTGGGTGGTCTCCGACAATCTGCGCAAGGGCGCGGCATTGAACGCCATTCAGATCGCCGAGCTGCTCGTCAATCGCGGCCTCGTCAAGCCGCGCAAGCAGGCCGCCTGA
- a CDS encoding GGDEF domain-containing protein has translation MKFETIKRVILAAIMLPFVFMLIEGVVVIRASVNQYRDLEKDRQFADVLARGGSIAATEILSEIGATRLYLAHPSSKTAADMQKSRVTLDDERLAFYASLPSRDTLDEGLAEELSILSLAYSRIVAARSAVDQGRYVGSDPGSIYWYAALKQLAVVDALSPLISDPVLLEKSNQLMGIMLTYYGERLITGIGGRYLDQGVSARFPVELFVQGKVMIGEGMDHMVFHSAAPIVRDIVAYLGRRDQVKANAITDAILAGSRPTPAVSDVWAAAQSERMTFLQQKMIEAARDIHETGENFLTRSHLHLTRILALCAGLLILATLVMVLAARGLRLIDRLSRDRETLVGELRNAAQTDLLTGLYNRRGFEFAASALLTQAEHGSRWISVVLFDLDHFKKINDINGHDAGDAVLRHVAGVARQNFRSFDLLVRHGGEEFLALLPDSTPDDAAIVAERVRLAIEAAEIPLESGEVLKVTASFGCAGRANEAANRNFEDLVKRADLSLYAAKASGRNCVVSGPVVPAQEERRKTASGGGFDSRI, from the coding sequence ATGAAGTTCGAGACCATCAAAAGGGTTATCCTGGCCGCCATCATGTTGCCCTTCGTCTTCATGCTCATTGAAGGCGTCGTCGTCATACGGGCTTCAGTCAACCAATACAGGGATCTCGAGAAAGACCGGCAGTTCGCCGACGTGCTCGCCCGCGGCGGGTCGATCGCCGCCACGGAGATCCTGAGTGAAATCGGCGCCACTCGCCTTTATCTCGCGCATCCGAGCAGCAAGACCGCTGCTGATATGCAGAAAAGCCGGGTAACGCTCGATGACGAGCGCCTTGCCTTCTATGCCAGCCTGCCTTCCCGCGATACGCTCGACGAAGGGCTTGCGGAAGAATTGTCGATTCTCAGCCTTGCCTACAGCCGCATCGTCGCCGCGCGCAGCGCCGTTGACCAGGGCCGTTATGTCGGCAGCGATCCCGGGTCGATCTACTGGTATGCGGCTCTCAAGCAGCTTGCCGTCGTCGATGCGCTTTCACCCTTGATCAGCGATCCGGTGCTGCTGGAGAAATCCAACCAGCTGATGGGCATCATGCTGACCTATTATGGGGAGAGGCTGATCACCGGCATTGGCGGCCGTTACCTCGACCAGGGCGTGTCCGCCAGATTTCCGGTGGAGCTGTTCGTGCAGGGCAAGGTCATGATCGGCGAGGGCATGGATCACATGGTCTTCCATTCGGCCGCGCCGATCGTGCGCGACATTGTCGCCTATCTCGGTCGCCGCGACCAGGTGAAGGCGAATGCGATCACCGATGCCATCCTCGCCGGATCGCGGCCGACGCCCGCGGTGAGCGACGTCTGGGCGGCTGCGCAGAGCGAGCGCATGACTTTCCTGCAGCAGAAGATGATCGAGGCGGCGAGAGATATTCACGAAACCGGCGAAAACTTTTTGACGCGCTCGCATTTACACCTGACGCGGATCCTGGCGCTGTGCGCCGGCCTGCTCATTCTCGCGACACTGGTGATGGTGCTGGCGGCAAGGGGTCTGCGGCTGATCGACCGGCTGTCGCGGGATCGGGAGACGCTGGTCGGCGAGTTGCGCAACGCCGCGCAGACCGATCTCCTGACCGGTCTTTACAACAGGCGCGGCTTCGAGTTCGCCGCATCGGCCCTTCTCACGCAGGCCGAGCACGGATCGCGCTGGATTTCCGTCGTGCTCTTCGACCTCGATCATTTCAAGAAGATCAACGATATCAATGGCCATGACGCCGGCGATGCCGTTCTCCGGCATGTCGCAGGCGTCGCGCGCCAGAATTTCCGTTCCTTCGATCTGCTGGTCCGTCATGGCGGCGAGGAGTTCCTGGCACTCCTGCCGGATTCGACGCCCGACGATGCGGCAATCGTTGCCGAGCGCGTAAGGTTGGCGATCGAGGCGGCGGAAATCCCCTTGGAGAGCGGCGAGGTTCTCAAGGTGACGGCAAGTTTCGGATGTGCCGGCCGGGCAAATGAAGCCGCCAACCGGAACTTCGAAGATCTGGTCAAACGCGCCGATCTCTCGCTTTATGCCGCGAAGGCCTCCGGCCGCAATTGCGTCGTTTCGGGACCGGTCGTGCCGGCGCAGGAGGAGCGCCGCAAGACGGCCTCCGGCGGCGGCTTTGATTCCCGCATATGA